In the genome of Desulfobacterales bacterium, the window GAAGCGAACGATAATGCCGTACGTACTATTTTGGAGTTGAGAAATGCCTACAGGCAGCAAAAAAACAACAGACGCAGACCTGAGCGCAATCCTTGAAGGGCTTATACGCGCCGACGTTAAGTTTATCCTTGTCGGCGGACTTGCCGCGGTTGTTCAGGGAGCTCCGGTCACAACGATGGATGTTGATATAGTATATAACCGCTCCTCTGAGAATATTGCTAAACTTTTAACATTTTTAAAATCGATTGACGCCATCCATCGTCGCCCAGACGACAACGTAATAGCGCCAGGGGAAAATGATTTTACGGGCATGGGCCATGCGCTTTTTACGACCCGCTTAGGGCCGCTTGACGTTTTGGCTGTTATCGAAGAAGGCAAAAGTTATGAAGACCTTCTTGACCACACAGTCGAAATTGAATTTAGGGGCCATACGCTCCTTGTCCTTGATCTTAAGATGCTGGTAGAACTTAAACGAAACGCTAAAGACCTTAAAGACAAGCAGCGACTCCCTGTTCTTGAAGAAACATTGCTGCAGCTGATGGAAGCGTCCGGCATTGATTCGAGTTCGAGCGCCAAGGATAAAGACAACAAGACCCCTGAATCAACTGATTGAGCAGCTACCTAACTCCAAAACATTTTAAAATTCACGCATCTTGAAGCCTGAAGATTATTCTGAGCACATCGTTTTTAAAGTTTGTCGATGTAATCCGGAACCCGCCGATCATTTTTGTTGAGCCCACATGGGGACCGATACAGGGGCAGGCATCGTAATCCCCCACCGTGACAATCCGGATGGTGTCCCCCGCGTCCCGGGGTAACCGTTCGGTATTATAGTTTGCCGAAGCCGCTTCTTTGCTTATATGCGCTTCCGTTACCGGCAAGTCGGCAGCGATCACGGCATTGACGCGTTTTTCAATTTCTTTAATTTCATCATCGCTTAAATTTCTTTGAAAATGGTAGTCGCATTTTGATTTTTTCTTTTCAATATGCGCGCTAAAGCACCGGCCGCAACCGAACATTCGGTCCATGGTCTGATTCAGAATATGTTCGGCTGAATGCATGCGGGGATCATAAACTTTGTCCATCAGCGTCCTTTTCCGTATTCTAAATTGTCTTGAACATCCCGATTTTAAATCACTTTTTAAAACATTCCATTCAATAAGGCAACAAGTTCTGATAGCGGAACCCTTTTCCAGCTGATCTACGGATGTCCCGATTATATGGTTGAATATACATTTAAAGTATGCAATTTTCCTGCTGATGAAGGAGCGAATTTGAAAATCAAGAGACACCGAATCCGTCAGAAATTCCGGCGCTCCAGACTTTGAATTACCATTATGTGCAACGCTGATCCTATGCGCATTGCCATGAAAGGAGCCCTGCTTTATGAAGGGATACAATGGTAAATTTTTGCGGGTGGACCTCTCCAGCGGCAACATATCTGTGGATAGTCCATCGGAAGATTATTACAGGCTTTATCTGGGCGGCCGGGGTTTTATTATTGAAAAACTTCTTTCCGAGCTTCCGGCCGGGACCGATCCCCTGGGCTCTGAAAACAAGCTTATTTTTGCCCTGGGCCCTATGAGCGGCCATCCGATTCCGGGCGGCGGACGAAACAGCATCGGGGCCAAATCCCCCCTTACCGGAACATTCGGTGAAAGTGAAGTCGGCGGCTTCTGGGGGGCTGAATTGAAACGGGCGGGTTTTGATGCCGTTATCATTGAAGGGGCTTCGCCCCGGCCGGTCTACCTCAAGATCGAAAACGGCCTGGCGGAAATCCGGGATGCGGCCGACATATGGGGCCTGGAAGTTGCGGATGCCCAAAAGGTCGTCCGGGAGGAACTCGGCGGCAAAAAATTTCGGACGGCCGCCATCGGCCCGGCCGGCGAAAATCTGGTACGATTTGCCTGTATTTTAAACGACGTCTCCCACGCTGCCGGCAGGACCGGCATGGGCGCGGTGATGGGTTCCAAAAAACTGAAACTCATCGCCGTAAAAGGCGACAAAGCGCCTGAAATGGCCCAGCGGGAAAAAATCCTGGAAATGGCCCGGGTAATGACCCAAAACACCAAAGAAAAGCCCACCGGCTTCTCAATCCACGGGACAGGCGGCGCCATCACGAACTTTGCGGCAACGGGCAACCTGCCCGTTCGCAACTTTCAGGGCGGCCTTTTCCCCGGCGTCAAAGAGATAAGCCCCCAGCGCATGAAGGAAAAGGGGTACTGGGATAAGATGGAGAGCTGCTTCGGATGTCCTGTGCGGTGCAAGAAAAAACTGAAATCCATCAGCGCTCCCTGGCCGGTGGACCCGACCTACGGCGGACCGGAATACGAAACCCTGGCCGCCCTCGGCTCCAATTGCGGCATCGATAATCTGGAAGCCGTTATGAAAGGCCACGAGCTTTGCGGCCGATTTGGATTGGATACCATATCCGCCGGCGCAACGATTGCGTTTGCCATGGAATGCACTGAAAATGGGATCCTAGCCCGGAAAGACACCGACGGCATCGATCTCGCTTTCGGCAATGCCGACGCCATGGTGCAGATGATCGAACGGATCGCCTTGCGGAAAGGATTCGGAAACCTTCTGGCCGAAGGAACCCAGCGGGCTGCGGAAAGCATTGGAAAGGGCGCCCATAAGTTTGCAATCCACGTCAAAGGAAACGAAATCCCCATGCACGAACCCCGTCTGAAACAGGGACTGGGCCTTCACTATAGCGTCCATGCCGGCGGAGCCGACCACTGCACCGGCATCCATGATGAGAGGCTGGATACGGCCGCCATGGACCGCATCGATATGGCCGAAGCAATGCCCCCCACAGAGCTGAGCCCCCGCAAAGTACGGGCTCTCTATCAGTTTGGCATGTGGCGGCAGATGACCAATTATATCGGCATGTGCCTGTTTCTGCCCTGGAGTCAAAATCAGATCATGGAAGCCATGGAATATATTACCGGCTGGCCCATGAGCTACTGGCGGCTTATGAAGACAACCGAACGGGGGATCACCCTGTCCCGCATCTTCAACCTGCGGGAAGGACTTAGCGGCAAAGACGATACCCTGCCCGCCAGGTTTTACACGCCGCATCCCGATGGCCCGCTGAAAGAGGTATCGGTGGATCCGGGCCAGCTGGCCGAAGCGCAGAAACTCTACTACCAGATGCTCGGATGGGATGCGTCCGGCGTGCCGACCTATGCCAGACTGGTTGAGCTTAATCTGGAATGGGCCTATGAACACCTGAAAAAAACCGTGAGTGAGCGCCAACAAACAAAACATCAGAAAAACGGGCGGCGTATTAAAAAGGTGAAAAAATGAGTTCCATGTCTGCAATCGCAAAAATGAAGCTGGCCAAAGGGGTCGATCTGCATGAATTTCCCCGACCGGTCCCAATGGATAATGAGGTCTTAATCAAAGTTAAAATTTCCGGGATATGCGGTTCGGACCTAAAGCTCTACAACATAGAAGCCATGACCGCGCGAAAAATAGCACTGCCCATCATATTGGGGCATGAGTTCTGCGGCGTGGTGGAAGCCCTGGGCCCCAAGGTCACAAGCCTTCAAGTGGGGGATCGCGTGGCCGGCGAGCCCCATATCCCCTGCATGACCTGCTTTACCTGCGATACGGGAAATGCCCACATTTGCCCCCATCAGAAAAATGTGGGTCGAACGGTCAATGGCAGTTTTGCCGAATATCTGACCGTGCCTGAGATAAGCGTCCGAAAGGTTCCGGAAGCCCTTACGGATCATGAGGCGGCGCTGCTGGA includes:
- a CDS encoding aldehyde ferredoxin oxidoreductase family protein; protein product: MKGYNGKFLRVDLSSGNISVDSPSEDYYRLYLGGRGFIIEKLLSELPAGTDPLGSENKLIFALGPMSGHPIPGGGRNSIGAKSPLTGTFGESEVGGFWGAELKRAGFDAVIIEGASPRPVYLKIENGLAEIRDAADIWGLEVADAQKVVREELGGKKFRTAAIGPAGENLVRFACILNDVSHAAGRTGMGAVMGSKKLKLIAVKGDKAPEMAQREKILEMARVMTQNTKEKPTGFSIHGTGGAITNFAATGNLPVRNFQGGLFPGVKEISPQRMKEKGYWDKMESCFGCPVRCKKKLKSISAPWPVDPTYGGPEYETLAALGSNCGIDNLEAVMKGHELCGRFGLDTISAGATIAFAMECTENGILARKDTDGIDLAFGNADAMVQMIERIALRKGFGNLLAEGTQRAAESIGKGAHKFAIHVKGNEIPMHEPRLKQGLGLHYSVHAGGADHCTGIHDERLDTAAMDRIDMAEAMPPTELSPRKVRALYQFGMWRQMTNYIGMCLFLPWSQNQIMEAMEYITGWPMSYWRLMKTTERGITLSRIFNLREGLSGKDDTLPARFYTPHPDGPLKEVSVDPGQLAEAQKLYYQMLGWDASGVPTYARLVELNLEWAYEHLKKTVSERQQTKHQKNGRRIKKVKK